GCAGTCTTGCTCGAGGAATGGAGTCTTCGCAAGTATCCAAAAGTGTCCCATTTATTGAAGCTGTTTTTCTTTTCCCTGACAGAATCTTTATGGTACAGGCCGATGACAGTATTTTGGCGCTGTGAAGGGATTTGGCAGCTCATTAAAGGTGAAAAATCTTGGGGGGACATGAGTCGTAAAGGAGTATCTAAATGAAAAGAAGGAATACATTGCTTTTTTTTCTGTTTGTCATGATTGGGCTTGCGGTACTATTAAGTCCTTTTTGGCTCTGGCAGTTTAAAGGGACAAAGGAACTGAATGTGCTGATTATGGATAAGACTGTTCCTGATAAGACATACAGGGAGCATAACGGCCTTGTTTATATATTAAACAATCAGAAATATGTGAAGGCTAACAAAGACAAATACTTCAGTCAAAGTGATTATAAAGGCTTTAAACCGAGCGGAGACAACAGCTATAAAATCAGCGAACTCCCTGATGATTTAAGTGATTATGATGTTTTGTATTTGACAGATCAGTATGGAGTCTATGAAGAAGAATTTTATGGAAGCAATAATCTTGGGGAGAGATCGGATAAATTATATGGCGGATTGGAAATAGAGGATGTAGAAAAAATAGAGAATGCTCTTTTCCAATCAGACAATAAAACACTTATTGCTGAATTTAATACGTTTGCAAGTCCTACAAGTGATGAGGCAAGGGAGAAAATCACCAATCTGCTTAATGTATCGTGGAGCGGCTGGATCGGCAGGCATTTCGACGATTTAGATGGTGATGAGGTACCTGTTTGGGTAAAGGATAACTATAAAAACCAGAACGGCAAGGAATGGAGCTTTACAGGCTCTGGACTTGTACTGATTAATAAGGATGATTATATTGTCGTCTTAAATAACAAGGACTTAACAGACAGTGGTGTCGCATTTTCCACTACCGAAAAAGGTCAATCTGTCTTAAAGGAAGAGCTGACATCCACTTATGATTACTGGTTTGATATTATCGCAGCAAAAGATCAAAAAGAGGTGCTGGCCCAATATAAGCTTCCAGTTTCAGAGACTGGTAAAGAAAAGCTGGAAGGTTACGGAATTCCAAGCACTTTCCCGGCAATCGTGCAAAATGCCAATACACAATACACTTCCTATTATTTTGCAGGAGATTATGCTGATGAAGCAGAAGTTCCAAGTTTATATCAAACAGTCGGCTTTGATTTATGGAAGAAATATGTCACATACAGAAATTCCTTTTACTGGAATACTTATGTGCCGCTTATGAAAAACCTGCTGAAGGATGGACTTCACAATAATAATACAGAAGGCAGTACTATAGAGACAGTAAAGGCTGACGGAATGGTAACGAACAGTCGGACAAATGCTGAATATATTCAAGTTCAAAAGGATGGGAAATGGGAAAATCTCATTATTAAAGGGGTAAATATGGGGATTTCAAAACCAGGCTCCTTTCCAGGTGAAACATCCATTACAAAAGATGAATATTACCGCTGGTTCAAAGAAATCGGTGCGATGCATGCTAATACAATCAGGGTGTACACGCTTCATCCACCAGGTTTTTATCAAGCCTTGTATGAATATAATCAAAGTGCAAAAGAGCCTCTGTATCTTATCCACGGTTCTTGGGTGAATGAAGATGTTCTTACAGAAAAGCAGGATGCTTATTCAGAAGAAGTAGTAGCAGATGCGCAGTTAGAAATTAAAAACATGATTGACATTATTCATGGAAATGCTGATTTGCCAAAAAGGGCTGGGCATGCTTCAGGAAAGTATGAGTATGATGTTTCCAAATATGTGCTAGGATTTATGCTTGGAACAGAGTGGGACCCTGATGTTGTTAATCATACCGATGAAGAACACAGTGGCTTAGGACAATACAAAGGCACTTATTTCGAGACAAAAGCTGCATCTCCGTTTGAGATTTGGGTTGCAAAGTTAATGGACTATGCAGCAGATTATGAAGCTAAGCAATATAAGTGGCAGCATACGATGAGCTTTACGAACTGGGTGACAACAGACTTGCTTGACCATCCTGCAGAGCCGAGTGAGGATGAAGATAAGGCGGTTGTTGATCCCAACCATATAACTAAAACAGATGATTTTCATGCTGGCCTATTTGCGGCTTATCATGTTTATCCGTATTATCCAGATTTCTTGAACTATGAAAAAGGCTATTCGACATATAAGAATAAACAAGGCGAGCAAAGCAATTATGCAGCCTATTTAAATCAATTGCGAAAGGTTCATAATATGCCAGTGTTAGTTGCAGAGTTCGGAGTGCCAGCATCTAGGGGCAAAACTCATGAGAACGTTAATGGCATGAATCAAGGCTTTATTTCAGAAGAAGAACAAGGAAATATGGATGCGAGTCTGTATCAGATGATTCTTGATGAGAAGTATGCAGGCGGACTTGTGTTTACATGGCAGGATGAATGGTTTAAGCGAACATGGAACACGATGGATTATGATAATCCGAACAGAAGACCGTTTTGGTCCAATATCCAGACAAATGAGCAGCATTTCGGTCTGTTAAGCTTTGATCCTGGTAAATATGAGCCAACCATCTATATTGATGGCAGCACAGAGGATTGGGAAAAGCTGAATGTGTCGCCACTGTATACTACTGCTAATGCTGATAATAAGGAAGAAAATGATATTCAAGATGTGAGTGTCACGTCTGATGAACAGCAAATCAGCTTTAAATTCACTTATAAGGAGCCGGTTGACTTAAACGTTGATCACACATATCTTCTATTAGATACACTTGCAGATCAAGGGCAAATGAGCACAGTTCTTGATGGCAAGGAAAAAGTGAACACAGATTTTGGTGTCGATTTTGCTGTTAAGATTGGGGAACAGAATGATTCGCATATCCTGATTGACAGCTACTATGATTCTTATTATTTCCACTATGGGCACTTGCTGAATATGATAAAAAAAGAAAGCTATGCAAGTAAAAAGAACAACGGTGTGTATCATCCAATCAGACTTGCGCTTAATAAAGAGCTGGAAATACAAGGGGAAAAAATTCCGTTTAACTCCTATGAAACAGGAAAATTATTATACGGAAACGGCAATCCGGAAAGTAAAGATTTCAATAGTCTGGCCGATATTAGTGTAAGTAAAGATAAGAAAACAATCGAGCTTCGCCTGCCGTGGGCTTTATTAAATGTGAAAGACCCAAGTCAGAAGGAAGTATTGGCAGACTTATGGAAAAAGGGCATGGAAGGCAGCGAAACCATTGACGGCATTTATTTTGCGGTTGTAATGGAAAAAGATAAAAAGATTGTGCAAACATTGCCTGAAAGAGGCAGTGACAACACTATTCATCAAGAAGACACTAAACTGTTTGAATGGGAAAGCTGGGAAGAACCAGCCTATCATGAACGATTAAAAAAATCCTATTATATACTGCAAGAGGCCTTCTCCAAAATAGGGAATTAGGGAGAGAGAAATATGAAAAGAATATTATTAGCTGAAGATGAAGATGTATTGAGAATGCTGATAGTAGATACACTGGAAGATGAAGATTACGTGGTCGATGAAGCACCAGATGGAGAAGAGGCTCTCCAGCTTATCGCAAAAAATGACTATGATCTGTTAATACTTGATTATATGATGCCGATTATGACAGGGCTGGAAGTAATCCAAAAGGTTAGAGCGGACGAAGAGAAGAAGCATCTGAAAATAATGATGCTGTCAGCAAAAAACCAGACAAATGAACAAAACCATATATTAGAAGCTGGAGCAGATTACTTTATGGCAAAGCCTTTCAGTCCGCTCGCACTATTAGACAAAGTAGGGGATATTCTTGATGAAGATTAATTCCTATATAAGAAAAAGCATATCAAGGCAATTTATGGCCTTAATATGCTTTTTCATTCTACTGTTTATTATTGGAGGGCTTGTGCTGGTTTATTGGCAAAACTCTGTAAACAATGAGTATGTAAGTAACCGAGAAGAGCTTGTTGAAAAACAAGCGTTAGTCAGACAGCTAGAAACAAGGCTCAATGATGCAATGTTTAATGTGAGAGGATATTTCGCTTACAATAACACAGCCTTAAAAGAATCGGCAGAAAGTCAGCAGGCTGAGATCGAAAAGCTGATAGAGCAGTTTGACCAAAGGCTTGAAACAGAAGAAGACACACTCTTTTCAACAGAGCTGGCGTCGTTTTATCGGTTTTATTTTGATGAAACAATGCCAGAAGCAATAGCTTACTTTGAAAGCGGAGATAGAGAGGAAGTTGCTGCTATTGCCAATAATGGTGCGACTGAAAGGGTTAATTCTTTTCAAGGAGAAATGGCTGATTACCTACAGTCTGTTTCGAACTCGCTGAGCGGTGAGGTAAGCAAGCTGACTACTCATATCGCCATCCTGCAAGTCGGTTTTCTAATTTATATCATTCTAGTTCTTATCGCAGTATTGCTTATCGGCAGAGTGATGGTCAAGAGGATTGGGAAACCATTGACTGATTTTGCAGTTGCAGCCAATGAAGTGGCAAAGGGAAATGAAGCAGAAATTAAGCATGATAAGAAAAGGCAAGATGAGCTGGCTACATTATCTGTTGCCTTTGAGCGGATGTATGTGAGCATACAAGAGAAAGAGCAAGATTTGCTTGCACAGAACGAAGAGCTCGTTGCACAGCAAGATGAACTGCAGGCACAGCAGTTTGAATTAGAAAAAATGCTTGAGACTGTACAATCCAATGAAGATGCTTTATTGCGCAGAAACAAGCTTATTAACGGCCTGTCGAGCTCTCTTGATAAGCAGAAGGTGCTGGAGAGCATCATCATAAATATGTGTGATGTTATTAAGGCAGACAGGGGTATTATCGTAGAAGCAGACAGTGGAGATTTTGCTGCATTTGGCATATCAAATGAAGGAGCAGAGCAATTTAAGAACCATCTTCATACAGGGATGTATCATCGTCTGGAAAAGGAAAAGCTTAGCTTTACAATCATCAGAGATTTAGATGTGTCAGAAAAAGGCTATCATCTTGAAAAAGGCAGGGTGCATGATCTTTATATCCCAATCTTGTCTGCTGCCGGCAGTATTACAGCAATCATGATGCTAAGCAGGTTTGCTTGCGGCTTTACAGAGCTGGAAATGGATGAATTCAGCACATTAGCTAAACAGATTGAGATATCATTGGATAAGATTCACTTATTCGAACAAACAGAGAAAGACAGATTGCTAAACACAGATATTTTAAATAATGTTCAAGAAGGAATTCAATTAATAAGTCCAAATGGCGATATTATCCATGCTAACAGCAAGTTCTATGAGATCATGACAGGAAAGGGAATGCTTGATATATTTGTCGGCCAAAAGTGGCAGGAATGGACAGGGCAGCTGAAGGAAAAATTAGAGGAAACAGACGATCTGATTGCTTATATTAGTAAGTCTATGAGAGATTCTTCTGCAGAGTCATTCACCTATAAATTGAAGGAAGATAAGATAGTTAAGGTTTATAGTGAACATTTATACAGAGGCGATGAGAAATTCGGGACTGTTCTCGTATACAGAGATATTACAATGGAATATGAAGTAGACAAGATGAAGTCTGAATTTGTAAGTACGGTCAGTCATGAGCTGCGCACACCTCTTGCGAGCATTTTAGGTTTTACAGAGCTCATTATTAATCGTGATTTGAAACCAGAGCGTCAGAAGAAGTATTTGAACACGATATACGGAGAAGCGAAAAGATTAACAGCCTTGATTAATGACTTCCTTGATGTACAGCGCATGGAAGCAGGCAAGCAGACATATGAGAAAAAATATATTGAAGTGCTGCCAATCATGGAAAGAGTTGTGGAAAACCAAGCGGTCAATGCAACTAAACACCATATAACAATTCATAATACGGAAAAGAATTCGTTCATACTAGGAGACCGGTCTAAAATCGAGCAGGCTTTCACTAATATTGTGAGCAATGCCATTAAATATTCTCCTGAAGGCGGAACTATTGATATCAGCCTCTATCAGGAAGATGGCATGCTGAAAGTAGCTGTGAAAGACCAAGGGTTAGGAATACCAGAGTCAGCTCATGATAAGCTGTTTACAAAGTTCTACAGAATTGATAATTCGGACCGCCGCAAAATTGGCGGAACTGGATTAGGTCTTGCGATTGTAAAGGAAATCATGCTAGCACATCAAGGAGATATCACAATAGACTCAGAATATGGAAAAGGCAGCACCTTCACAATGAGCTTTCCGATTGTGGAATGGAATATGGAAACTTCGGAGAAGGACGCAGTCGCAGATGAAAAGGTCCGTTATAAAGTTATGGTCGTTGAAGATGATTACAGCTTGGCTGAGCTGATTATTCAGGAATTGCAGGAAAGCGGCTTCCAAGTTTATTATTCCAAAAATGGAATGGATGGAATTAAGAAAATGGAGGAAGTACAGCCAGATGCGCTCGTTCTAGACATAATGCTGGAAGACAGCAGGATGGACGGATGGGATATCATGAAAGCAATGAAAGATTCTGAGTATCTGAAAAACATTCCAATTGTCGTTTCTACTGCCTTGGATGAGAAGGAAAAGGGCATTGCATTAGGCGCAATTGATTACTTGGTGAAACCTTATCCGCCAAGTCAGCTTTCCCGGGCTATTATGCAAACATTGCTCAAAATGGGCAAGATTGGGCAAGTGCTTATCCCGGAAGAACAATAAAGTTTTAAAAGAAGCCTGCACATATGTGTGCAGGTTTCTTTCCATGCTTAAACAGTTTTCACTTTCTTAGTTAGCAAACTAGTAAATAGGGCCACAGAGATAATTGTTAAAAACGAAGCGGCTAAAATAGGAAGACCGACGATTCTTAATCCACCTAATAAAACAAGACCATCAATAATAAAGATGATAATGCCGACAGGGAATTTAAAAATACTAGACAGCATTTGGGCAAGCATGTCTGTTCCGCCTGTACTTGTATCGAAGCGAAGCATAATGCCAATACCCACTCCAATGATACTGCCGCCAATCACAGAACTGACTAAAATATTGGTGGAAAATGTGTCGCGCATAAAGGAACAAACGTCAATCATTCCAGAGGAGATGAGAAAACCCAATAAACCGTAGGCGATATATTGCTTATTATAAAACCAAATAATGATATAAATCGGGATGCTGATAAGTATCATAGATAAGCCTGTCGGGATATCATAATGATAATGTAAGATGAGGCCAATGCCAATTAGACCCCCATCAAGAAGATGATGAGGGACTAAAAAGCCGTTAACACCAATCCCGATAAGAAGGCTGCCGATTAATATGGCGCTGATTTTTTCTGTCATTTGAAAATCACCCTAACTGCGTTCATACTATTAATAAAATATATGGACGAGTTGTCTGAAATAGAAGGGGAACTTCTGAAACACATTAAAATCCCCATTGAAAATTTCAGCTAGCCTTGGTATTTTATAGGTGACCGTTTAGATCAAATTGTATGGGAGTAAGAGAACGAATGGGAAATATAAAAAAAATCGCAGAATTATCAGGAGTGTCTGTTACAACCGTATCAAGAGTATTAAATAATCATCCTTATGTTAAAGAAGAAAAAAGAAAAGCAGTTTTAGAGACAATTGATAAATTAAATTACAGCCAAAACTTGAATGCTGTTCACCTGTCGCGAGGAAAAACAAGCATGATAGGTGTAATGGTGCCATATATTACTGTTCCATACTATGGAAGCCTGCTTGACGGTATCGGGGAAGAGGCGCT
This DNA window, taken from Niallia sp. Man26, encodes the following:
- a CDS encoding response regulator transcription factor, translating into MKRILLAEDEDVLRMLIVDTLEDEDYVVDEAPDGEEALQLIAKNDYDLLILDYMMPIMTGLEVIQKVRADEEKKHLKIMMLSAKNQTNEQNHILEAGADYFMAKPFSPLALLDKVGDILDED
- a CDS encoding ATP-binding protein, with the translated sequence MKINSYIRKSISRQFMALICFFILLFIIGGLVLVYWQNSVNNEYVSNREELVEKQALVRQLETRLNDAMFNVRGYFAYNNTALKESAESQQAEIEKLIEQFDQRLETEEDTLFSTELASFYRFYFDETMPEAIAYFESGDREEVAAIANNGATERVNSFQGEMADYLQSVSNSLSGEVSKLTTHIAILQVGFLIYIILVLIAVLLIGRVMVKRIGKPLTDFAVAANEVAKGNEAEIKHDKKRQDELATLSVAFERMYVSIQEKEQDLLAQNEELVAQQDELQAQQFELEKMLETVQSNEDALLRRNKLINGLSSSLDKQKVLESIIINMCDVIKADRGIIVEADSGDFAAFGISNEGAEQFKNHLHTGMYHRLEKEKLSFTIIRDLDVSEKGYHLEKGRVHDLYIPILSAAGSITAIMMLSRFACGFTELEMDEFSTLAKQIEISLDKIHLFEQTEKDRLLNTDILNNVQEGIQLISPNGDIIHANSKFYEIMTGKGMLDIFVGQKWQEWTGQLKEKLEETDDLIAYISKSMRDSSAESFTYKLKEDKIVKVYSEHLYRGDEKFGTVLVYRDITMEYEVDKMKSEFVSTVSHELRTPLASILGFTELIINRDLKPERQKKYLNTIYGEAKRLTALINDFLDVQRMEAGKQTYEKKYIEVLPIMERVVENQAVNATKHHITIHNTEKNSFILGDRSKIEQAFTNIVSNAIKYSPEGGTIDISLYQEDGMLKVAVKDQGLGIPESAHDKLFTKFYRIDNSDRRKIGGTGLGLAIVKEIMLAHQGDITIDSEYGKGSTFTMSFPIVEWNMETSEKDAVADEKVRYKVMVVEDDYSLAELIIQELQESGFQVYYSKNGMDGIKKMEEVQPDALVLDIMLEDSRMDGWDIMKAMKDSEYLKNIPIVVSTALDEKEKGIALGAIDYLVKPYPPSQLSRAIMQTLLKMGKIGQVLIPEEQ
- a CDS encoding YitT family protein; translated protein: MTEKISAILIGSLLIGIGVNGFLVPHHLLDGGLIGIGLILHYHYDIPTGLSMILISIPIYIIIWFYNKQYIAYGLLGFLISSGMIDVCSFMRDTFSTNILVSSVIGGSIIGVGIGIMLRFDTSTGGTDMLAQMLSSIFKFPVGIIIFIIDGLVLLGGLRIVGLPILAASFLTIISVALFTSLLTKKVKTV